The sequence ATAATTTCGCGTACAAACTGTAAAATTTCTGCTGGCTTGCGGGTTCCGTAGGGCAGGCGGGCTGTATCCCCAAAGTAAAGAATTGATTCGTTAGGTAACTGGTTGTAGAGTTCCTTGAGAACCGTGAGACCTCCAACCCCGCTATCAAAAATACCAATTCTTTTTTGGCTATTGTGCTTTGTCATTTATTTGTTCTTTGTCATCTATTGGTTGGGCGTTGCAACTGACAATTGGCGCAATGACTGAAGGTCAAACTAAAAATTTTGTTGTATATACTGTAGAACACCACGAGCGATCGCTTCAGCCATTTGTCTTTGGTAATTAGGATCTGCCAATTTTTGAGATTCCTGTGGACTCGTCAAATATCCAACTTCCACTAAAGTTGCAGGCATAGACGACCTCCTCAAGACATAAAATCTGGCACTGCGGACACCTCGATTGTTAATATCTATGCTTTGTCGAATACTATTGTGAATTGTCTGAGCCAGACGTTGACCGCCACCGTAATAATAGGTTTCTAAACCATTGACATCTGGACGTTTACTAATAGAATTTGCATGGATACTGACAAATAAATCAGCCCCTACTCGCGCCGCCAAATCTACCCGCGGAGCCAAATCTACGAAGTAGTCAGCACTTCTGGTCATAACTACTTTAATTCCCCGTTGTTCCAATAGAGCAGTTACCTGTTTAGCAATTGGTAAAATTACATCTACCTCTCGCAACCCTCTATAACCAATAGCGCCTGGATCTTTACCACCATGTCCAGGGTCAACTATCACAACTATTTTGCTATTAGGAATGCTAGGTAAGCCTACAGACGGGTTATTTTGAACGGGTGGTGGTATGGGAATTGTAGTGATTGGACTACTACCTAGTCGATTTTGCTTTAGTTGTACTGCCACTAACTGGTTACTAATCTGATTGAGTTCTCCTATTTCTACACCAGCCGATGGGATAACTTGAATCTCTACAGTACGAGAACCTACAGGCAGTAGCCGCACTCTCAACAGAGGGCTGTTAGGCGTTAGCTGTGGCTCTCTGATTTGACTAGACAACTGAGCATTAGGAATCGTAATTCGGTAAAGACGGGCTGAACCGTCCCAAGTGCTAATCGGTTTGACTGGGAGATCAGACCTAATTAAGAGTTGTGGACTACTATAATCCAGTTCAACTGACCCAATAGTAGCTAACTGATTGGAGTTAGGGGGTGTAGGGCGCGGATTTGGTATTTGTGCCGCAGAAATCCCTTGCGGTAGTAGCACGATGCCATCTAAC comes from Oculatellaceae cyanobacterium and encodes:
- a CDS encoding N-acetylmuramoyl-L-alanine amidase → MRFYWLLPSFLSIFLFSLPASAAKLLSWRFDANQNRLDFKTDFGVQPRAQLLTNPTRLIIDLPRTTLARPTVTQPLAGAIRSLRVGQFDNQTTRLVLELNPGYTIDPQEVLFRGTTTAQWSVKLPKPERIGDLPDLTPATNLPVSVDNNQSRPVPPTTISQQLGAQIQNLQVTRDGFFVRTNGGNPTLRVGRSEDRRTINIDLDGATLAPNLAREIPINSYGVSRIQFSQPSPRVARVTLNVSENSPDWQASLSRLDGIVLLPQGISAAQIPNPRPTPPNSNQLATIGSVELDYSSPQLLIRSDLPVKPISTWDGSARLYRITIPNAQLSSQIREPQLTPNSPLLRVRLLPVGSRTVEIQVIPSAGVEIGELNQISNQLVAVQLKQNRLGSSPITTIPIPPPVQNNPSVGLPSIPNSKIVVIVDPGHGGKDPGAIGYRGLREVDVILPIAKQVTALLEQRGIKVVMTRSADYFVDLAPRVDLAARVGADLFVSIHANSISKRPDVNGLETYYYGGGQRLAQTIHNSIRQSIDINNRGVRSARFYVLRRSSMPATLVEVGYLTSPQESQKLADPNYQRQMAEAIARGVLQYIQQNF